Proteins from a genomic interval of Colletes latitarsis isolate SP2378_abdomen chromosome 3, iyColLati1, whole genome shotgun sequence:
- the LOC143340300 gene encoding transmembrane protein 59-like, with the protein MRKEREINVFLLLLFVNVARSDTYIPVNREDPCINLCEKTPLSFTNSKYVKSCCQRGCRFFNLVDLHNGLEPNSLNGTRDACKASCTEAYTLPQGRCACSTGCDFMAKQRISDLLSLFSVAIYIEEGVDSNILLMSPDIPDNDILSDPGLRKELLPRWWDSNGFKLPQTYIKTVPLDAGTMDYGVPSDYSGESDQSASIPGSDWLQCASRHIGLPHWLLVCALLAATLSALWLCVFADKPNDSYKKMLIAKSDISPTVALYVPELPLHKQPPPKYSESIDVTEVNMKV; encoded by the exons ATGAGAAAAGAAAGGGAAATTAATGTGTTCTTATTGTTACTTTTCGTAAATGTTGCACGTAGTGATACATATATACCCGTAAACCGAGAGGATCCTTGTATAAATTTGTGTGAGAAAACACCATTGTCATTTACGAAT AGTAAATATGTTAAATCGTGTTGTCAACGAGGATGTAGATTCTTCAATCTAGTGGACTTGCATAACGGTTTAGAACCAAATAGCTTAAATGGCACTAGAGACGCTTGTAAAGCTT cATGTACAGAGGCATATACATTGCCACAAGGTCGCTGCGCATGTAGTACTGGTTGCGATTTTATGGCCAAGCAGCGTATTTCAGATCTGTTATCGCTCTTTTCTGTTGCTATCTATATAGAGGAAGGAGTAGATTCTAACATACTTTTAATGTCACCAGATATACCTGACAATGATATCTTAAGTGATCCAGGTTTACGGAAGGAACTTCTTCCACGATGGTGGGACTCAAACGGATTTAAACTGCCACAAACATATATCAAAACTGTGCCATTAGATGCTGGG ACTATGGATTATGGTGTACCATCAGACTACTCTGGAGAAAGTGACCAATCAGCTTCAATACCTGGATCTGATTGGCTTCAATGTGCCTCAAGACATATTGGATTGCCACATTGGCTTCTTGTATGTGCCCTTTTAGCAGCAACTCTGTCTGCACTTTGGTTATGTGTATTTGCTGATAAACCTAATGATTCTTATAAAAAAATGCTTATCGCGAAGTCTGATATTTCTCCTACAGTTGCATTGTATGTACCAGAATTACCATTGCATAAACAACCTCCACCTAAATATTCTGAGAGCATTGATGTAACAGAAGTTAATATGAAAGTTTAA
- the LOC143340358 gene encoding uncharacterized protein LOC143340358, which yields MHKNVNMCDLIDLNSPVRKGLLSSQLASPLIPVPTDTTCNNCNNHINEPNSLMVGTRNSLENNPFDMVLHKTTEYIQKKDDPFEVTLKKALKPKYKKNTPIRNYSFDFKDDYSLKQKKYPQKLKMNRTLDESLINTELTQRNVSTNKRVNESVKFDLSKTNFLRDDLKSDSNNSSFSKNTNNICDIDIQVNDLSILNQSIMNDTLFETDTKLNKERMKSISQNETPICIEKNNDNVNLIPSSTTFLRIPKFQRSLSETKDELSKKSKNLKELSLVEPLRINSGSRSSVSSLYSLDLLNEGFLSSRSSVFSSLSNVSSIHRVNSVSSTSHPSIMLSDGTINRTFLESCSSEKSDLSRLTEQTDFTKETKSVLPTSRHSITSVTNVLNKDQSSISDLTNRFNELKMKTLELSLENPAKEKNKTTSVFSDDINTCVSVMKRSEECRTNDKLIDVDIFTPDMNCSKEYCTTSISDTSSDSVFTEGNTINKSILHEAKVLARTFKELALKSSLESSTDDLISNNLSWTSELLPAFDDEVDNLIELPTSPNENNLNSKNKIVMECTHNDSYANKNEELVINTVKEKIKDLETELIDPISIDKRITTATLLLDLKKLITIENNIEANKLLENLEKVLGINWENNTELLTTYLSPTNNLSKSPQKSNNSLEIKNVTENNMEFSQEDNLTSSLPNNIKGSGICSNMNFDDSNNKYSANNKKCLKEINSNGTENIKKETDENDLDIQNTCKKHSSCKTNDNNCLNEKVAIELLTNIGKLLTEQTEEHSTLNLLKNLGKVLNFASNNCNVNENTKSDNNGIETQQTSKKSKAKFENKTQTSMKTKSVNKLSLSTITTVKTKFKTKVGGDIPHKKGPLKAVLPIGNMQKKDTINKKANPTTSSVTPPKSHKIISSTPNSTDNVTKNKYTMNKSSQSSKPVASSTPDVLNFKTCKIQSQISNYSRKRNISCDISPVTTRGNVNNSNGVNNSPKRISKLQSPKKTTPKRRSSNSSIPKSQTPPVSKRLNSSLDVNHYERLSEFPQQSSYKLSNSQKNSPVSLKNTGCNMQQSPLRNSNKIMHKVKPINLISKLRRHSVGTNVMEKENNYINY from the exons ATGCATAAAAACGTGAACATGTGTGATCTGATAGATTTAAATAGCCCTGTCAGAAAGGGCTTGTTGAGTTCCCAACTTGCATCACCTTTAATACCAGTTCCTACAGATACAACATGCAACAATTGCAATAATCATATCAATGAACCAAACTCTCTAATGGTAGGCACACGCAATAGCTTGGAGAATAATCCTTTTGATATGGTACTACACAAGACTACAGAATATATTCAAAAAAAGGATGATCCATTTGAGGTGACTTTAAAGAAAGCGTTGAAGccaaaatataaaaagaatacTCCAATAAGAAACTATTCCTTTGATTTTAAAGATGATTATAGtcttaaacaaaaaaaatatccTCAGAAGTTGAAAATGAACAGGACATTAGACGAATCCTTAATTAATACAGAATTGACTCAGAGAAATGTATCTACTAATAAAAGAGTCAATGAAAGTGTAAAATTTGACTTGAGTAAAACAAATTTCTTGAGAGATGATTTGAAATCTGATAGTAATAATTCATCATTCTCAAAGAATACTAATAATATATGTGATATTGATATTCAAGTCAATGATTTGTCTATTCTAAATCAGTCTATAATGAATGATACATTATTTGAGACagatacaaaattaaataaagaacGAATGAAATCCATTTCACAAAATGAGACACCAATATGTATAGAAAAAAATAATGATAATGTTAATCTAATTCCATCATCTACCACATTTTTAAGAATACCAAAATTTCAACGTTCTTTGTCAGAAACAAAAGATGAATTGTCAAAAAAATCCAAAAATTTAAAAGAACTGTCATTAGTAGAACCTTTAAGAATTAATTCTGGAAGTAGAAGCAGTGTATCTTCTTTATATTCACTTGACTTATTAAATGAAGGATTTTTAAGTAGCAGGAGTTCTGTATTTTCTAGTTTATCAAATGTTTCTTCCATACATAGAGTAAATTCTGTTTCTTCTACAAGTCATCCATCAATTATGTTATCAGATGGTACTATTAATCGAACATTTTTAGAAAGTTGTTCATCTGAAAAATCAGATCTTAGCAGATTAACAGAGCAAACGGATTTTACAAAGGAAACAAAGTCAGTGTTACCAACATCAAGGCATTCAATAACATCAGTTACAAATGTCTTGAATAAAGATCAATCTTCAATATCTGATTTAACAAATCGATTtaatgaattaaaaatgaaaactttAGAACTTAGCCTTGAAAATCctgcaaaagaaaaaaataaaaccaCATCTGTCTTTTCTGATGATATCAACACATGTGTATCTGTAATGAAAAGAAGTGAAGAATGTCGTACAAATGATAAACTAATAGATGTTGATATATTTACACCAGATATGAATTGTAGTAAAGAATACTGTACAACGTCTATTTCGGACACTTCATCAGATTCAGTATTTACT GAAGGAAATACAATTAATAAGTCAATACTTCATGAAGCAAAAGTTCTTGCAAGAACTTTTAAAGAGTTGGCTTTAAAATCAAGTTTGGAAT caagtactgatgatttaatcTCAAACAATTTATCATGGACATCAGAGTTATTACCAGCATTTGATGATGAAGttgataatttaattgaattacCCACGTCTCCGAATGAAAATAAtctaaattcaaaaaataaaatagttaTGGAGTGTACACACAATGATTCatatgcaaacaaaaatgaAGAGCTTGTTATTAATACAgtgaaagaaaaaataaaagattTGGAAACAGAACTTATTGATCCAATATCAATAGATAAACGTATTACAACTGCAACACTTTTATTGGATCTCAAgaaattaattacaatagaaaataatatagaAGCAAATAAACTACTAGAAAATTTGGAAAAAGTATTAGGTATTAATTGGGAAAATAATACTGAATTATTGACTACTTACCTCAGTCCAACCAATAATCTATCAAAAAGTCCACAAAAATCAAACAATTCCTTAGAAATAAAAAACGTAACAGAAAACAATATGGAATTCAGTCAAGAAGATAATTTAACTAGTAGTTTGCCAAATAACATTAAAGGATCAGGAATTTGTTCAAATATGAACTTTGATGATTCAAACAATAAGTATTCtgctaataataaaaaatgccTTAAAGAAATAAATAGTAACGGTACTGAAAATATAAAGAAAGAAACGGACGAAAATGATCTGGATATTCAAAACACGTGTAAAAAACATTCTTCTTGTAAAACAAAtgataataattgtttaaatgaAAAAGTTGCAATAGAACTTCTTACAAACATCGGAAAATTATTAACTGAGCAGACTGAAGAACATTCAACTTTGAATTTACTTAAAAATTTAGGAAAAGTATTAAATTTTGCTTCGAATAATTGTAATGTGAATGAAAATACAAAAAGTGATAATAATGGTATAGAAACCCAACAAACTTCAAAAAAATCTAaagcaaaatttgaaaataaaacacAAACTTCAATGAAAACAAAATCAGTTAACAAATTGAGTTTGAGTACAATAACTACAGTTAAAACTAAATTTAAAACAAAAGTTGGTGGagatattcctcataaaaagggACCACTGAAAGCTGTTTTGCCTATAGGAAATATGCAGAAAAAAG ATACCATTAATAAAAAAGCAAATCCAACCACCAGCTCTGTAACGCCGCCTAAGTCGCACAAAATTATTAGTAGTACACCCAATTCAACAGATAATGTTACAAAAAACAAATACACTATGAACAAATCTTCGCAATCTTCAAAACCAGTGGCATCGTCTACTCCAGATGTTTTGAATTTCAAAACTTGTAAAATACAATCACAAATAAGTAACTATTCAAGGAAGCGTAATATTTCTTGTGATATTTCACCAGTAACTACACGCGGAAATGTTAATAATAGCAATGGAGTAAATAATAGTCCAAAAAG AATTAGTAAATTACAATCTCCAAAGAAAACAACACCCAAACGACGCTCATCGAATTCTAGCATTCCAAAATCTCAGACTCCTCCTGTTAGTAAGAGATTAAACTCTTCATTAGATGTTAATCATTACGAGCGATTATCTGAATTCCCGCAGCAATCGTCGTACAAATTATCAAATTCTCAAAAGAATTCGCCGGTTTCTTTGAAAAATACTGGCTGCAATATGCAACAGAGTCCTCTGAGAAACAGTAATAAGATTATGCACAAAGTGAAACCGATCAATTTG ATCTCAAAACTTCGACGGCACAGTGTTGGTACCAATGTAATGgaaaaagaaaacaattatattaattattaa
- the LOC143340364 gene encoding lamin Dm0 isoform X2 codes for MSTKASKKNISTSSSSSVQTPPQFSTSTPVGQRPGSPLSPTRYSRLQEKQDLQNLNDRLACYIDKVRHLESENSRLTREVQTTQETITREVSNIKSMYEHELSDARKLLDDTARERAKLEIDTKRLWDNKEELKSKLEKKLMDLQVAERNLLLYETRYNDLQSQYNQSQAERKRLTERERELEQEVEKLKTLLEDARKHLGEETLQRVVLENSIQSLKEDISFKDQVYQQELTETRTKRQIEISEIDGRLAEQYEAKLQQSLQELRDQYEGQMRANREEIELLYESKIKNLTSHAQRTSGAASLAVEELRQTRTRVDGLHQKINELEASNSALNSRIRDLENLRENEKARHAESLASADAELARMRDEMTQQLQEYQDLMDIKVALDLEIAAYRKLLESEEARLNIMPAQSSTTTVSSGRSTPSRHTPLRGGKRKRTLLEESEERSSTDYSVSGTARGDIEITEADPQGRFVKLTNKGSKEVGLSGWQIIRKAGSLETVFKFHRTAKIEPGATVMVWSSDIGATHEPPSNIVMKSQKWFTADVMTTTLLNNEGEEMATSECKRQQLSSSLSRHRENLGFRPSEDLHHQQRRYLYPY; via the exons ATGTCAACAAAAGCGAGTAAGAAGAACATATCGACCAGCTCGAGTAGCAGCGTGCAAACGCCGCCGCAATTCAGCACGTCAACGCCGGTCGGGCAACGACCAGGAAGTCCTTTAAGTCCGACTCGTTATTCTCGTCTTCAAGAGAAGCAGGATTTACAAAATCTAAATGACCGGTTGGCTTGTTACATCGACAAAGTACGGCATTTGGAATCGGAGAATTCCAGACTTACGCGGGAGGTTCAGACGACCCAGGAGACTATCACCCGCGAAGTATCCAACATAAAGTCGATGTATGAACATGAATTATCCGATGCAAGAAAATTATTGGATGACACTGCGAGGGAACGAGCAAAGCTCGAGATTGATACTAAACGACTATGGGACAACAAGGAAGAACTTAAGTCCAA attagaAAAAAAACTAATGGACTTGCAAGTTGCAGAAAGAAATTTGTTATTGTACGAAACTCGCTATAATGATTTGCAATCACAATATAATCAGTCTCAAGCAGAACGTAAAAGATTgactgaaagagaaagagaattgGAACAGGaagtagaaaaattaaaaacattatTGGAGGATGCTCGTAAACATCTTGGAGAAGAAACTTTGCAACGTGTTGTTCTTGAAAATAGCATTCAAAGTCTAAAAGAAGATATTAGTTTCAAAGATCAAGTTTATCAACAAGAATTGACAGAAACAAGAACAAAACGACAG ATTGAAATCTCTGAGATAGATGGCCGTCTTGCTGAACAATATGAAGCTAAGTTGCAACAATCTTTGCAAGAATTACGAGATCAATATGAAGGACAGATGCGAGCTAATAGAGAAGAAATTGAGTTATTATATGAAAGTAAGATTAAAAATTTGACATCTCATGCTCAACGTACCAGCGGGGCTGCTAGTTTAGCTGTCGAAGAGTTGAGACAAACAAGAACAAGGGTTGATGGACTTCATCAAAAAATCAATGAACTGGAAGCATCCAATAGCGCACTTAATTCACGAATCAg AGATTTGGAAAACTTACGtgaaaatgagaaagcacgtcATGCAGAAAGTTTGGCATCAGCAGATGCAGAATTAGCACGTATGCGTGATGAAATGACTCAACAATTACAAGAATACCAAGATCTTATGGATATTAAAGTTGCCCTTGATTTGGAAATTGCTGCATATCGTAAACTTTTGGAATCTGAAGAAGCcag ATTAAATATCATGCCTGCACAGTCATCTACAACAACAGTGTCTAGCGGTAGAAGTACTCCTTCAAGACATACACCTTTAAGAGGTGGAAAACGAAAACGTACTTTATTAGAGGAAAGTGAAGAACGTAGTAGTACTGATTACAGCGTATCTGGAACAGCTAGAGGTGATATAGAAATTACAGAAGCTGATCCTCAAGGACGATTTGTGAAACTTACCAACAAAGGCAGTAAA GAAGTAGGACTTAGTGGATGGCAAATCATTCGTAAAGCTGGATCTCTGGAAACAGTATTTAAATTTCATCGTACTGCAAAGATAGAACCAGGTGCCACTGTAATGGTATGGTCGTCGGATATTGGTGCTACACACGAACCACCATCAAATATTGTCATGAAGAGTCAAAAGTGGTTTACAGCAGATGTTATGACAACGACACTTCTTAATAACGAAGGCGAA GAAATGGCCACTTCAGAATGCAAAAGGCAACAGTTATCCTCATCTCTGTCTCGACATAGAGAAAATTTGGGTTTCCGTCCTTCCGAGGATCTTCACCATCAACAG AGAAGATATCTCTACCCATATTAA
- the Lint-o gene encoding L(3)mbt interactor in ovarian somatic cells, producing MQQHRVETQILHEEQILEAIDQLRRRKARPDADRICNYLLRKFSVDARDTIADLHRLIEAEKVIQVDYKGNTSYRNASKWSRLQLYKNRPEGFVKEKLNSGMVAGAVAELVVEEPDYLDQGVPAYRLVEQLLDGVSNPTSRRMVEDFLGKEVASGNLTRLSNGNYSLVATSDMTTTAEPTHRESFTLENGNARRKELQTVSSTTGGLYDFDETENLTITDSRSNTPRSSRQASPKPDPQIRKEECFEIIVGRNENTESSVEHDSIKEQDSQEPSQTSIEDVKDDSKNTDNQSHNLKRSSKAERKQRLLVRTDDPMDIEIKFEDYRKENKEETSSQKEKREEAGHLSEEREDEDAGRSSTNPSPTPSNANVGGFRSARRKRAKKVFDPSDNNLVKRKRGRQPGSQNKSSLSQETQDTSKSTVKDGPCRQCSLCAKEKQESLVACRDCTVRAHPSCIYSPEEMIQKAGSNWQCERCKSCTICCETSDAGPLATCFTCDEAYHYYCHTPRIIIPKSNSKWQCNDCNQKQYKTNLNQNINLVTSRPDTPSNPPVLPPVLSPQVSPARGSSDQMEDDGPRDGIDPNIPDASDWTSEQVYQYFARLFPKEAEVFRQQDIDGHSLLLMKRSDVLSGLDLLLGPALKIYRHVLKLQVRRDDPKLYWL from the exons ATGCAGCAACACCGGGTAGAAACGCAAATACTCCACGAGGAGCAGATCCTGGAGGCAATAGACCAGTTGCGTCGACGTAAAGCGCGTCCTGACGCTGATCGTAtctgtaattatttattaaggAAATTTTCCGTAGATGCACGAGACACTATTGCCGATTTGCATCGGTTAATTGAAGCGGAGAAGGTGATACAGGTTGATTATAAAGGTAACACCAGTTATAGAAATGCTTCGAAATGGTCGCGATTACAGCTTTACAAAAATCGGCCGGAGGGTTTCGTGAAGGAAAAATTGAACTCCGGGATGGTGGCGGGTGCTGTGGCCGAACTCGTTGTCGAGGAGCCGGATTACCTCGATCAAGGTGTACCAGCTTACAGGTTGGTCGAGCAGCTGCTCGATGGTGTTTCAAATCCTACCTCTAGACGTATGGTAGAAGATTTCCTCGGGAAAGAAGTAGCCAGCGGTAATTTGACGCGTCTGTCTAACGGCAATTACTCGCTGGTGGCGACGTCTGACATGACAACCACCGCCGAGCCAACGCATCGAGAATCATTTACCCTCGAGAATGGAAACGCGCGTCGCAAGGAATTACAGACTGTTTCGTCGACGACAGGCGGGCTATACGATTTTGACGAGACAGAAAACTTGACGATTACGGATTCTAGGTCGAATACGCCGAGATCCTCGCGTCAAGCAAGCCCGAAGCCTGATCCACAGATTAGAAAAGAAGAATGTTTCGAGATAATTGTTGGAAGAAACGAGAACACCGAATCATCGGTGGAACACGATTCCATAAAGGAACAGGATTCTCAGGAACCGTCGCAAACTTCTATCGAAGATGTGAAAGATGATTCCAAGAATACGGATAATCAGTCTCATAACCTCAAAAGATCATCGAAGGCAGAGCGTAAACAGCGTTTACTTGTTCGAACAGATGATCCTATGGACATAGAGATCAAATTTGAGGATTAtcgaaaagaaaataaagaagAAACTAGTTCGCAAAAAGAAAAGAGAGAAGAAGCTGGACACCTTAGTGAAGAACGGGAAGACGAAGATGCAGGAAGGAGTTCCACTAATCCTTCGCCTACACCATCCAATGCTAATGTTGGCGGATTTCGTAGCGCTCGTAGAAAg AGAGCAAAAAAAGTGTTTGATCCTTCTGACAATAATCTTGTAAAACGAAAACGTGGAAGACAGCCGGGTTCTCAAAATAAGTCTTCTTTGTCTCAAGAAACTCAAGATACATCCAAATCAACTGTCAAAGACGGACCTTGTAGACAATGTAGTCTTTGTGCCAAAGAAAAACAAGAAAGTTTGGTTGCTTGCCGAGATTGTACTGTGCGAG cgCACCCAAGTTGTATTTATAGTCCAGAAGAAATGATCCAAAAGGCAGGAAGTAACTGGCAATGTGAACGTTGCAAGAGTTGTACAATATGTTGTGAAACTTCAGATGCT GGTCCACTTGCAACATGTTTCACTTGCGACGAAGCTTATCATTATTATTGCCACACACCACGAATAATAATCCCTAAATCAAATTCAAAGTGGCAATGTAATGACTGTAACCAAAAGCAGTATAAAACAAATCTAAACCAGAATATTAACCTGGTTACAAGCAGACCGGATACACCATCAAATCCACCTGTTTTACCTCCTGTTTTAAGTCCTCAAGTTTCTCCTGCCAGAGGATCCTCTGACCAAATGGAAGATGATGGTCCAAGAGATGGAATTGATCCAAACATACCTGATGCTTCAGATTGGACATCTGAACAAGTGTATCAGTATTTTGCAAGACTTTTTCCAAAGGAAGCCGAAGTGTTCAGGCAACAG GACATTGATGGTCATTCTTTACTGTTAATGAAACGATCAGATGTTTTAAGCGGGCTTGATCTACTTTTAGGTCCAGCATTAAAAATATATAGGCACGTGTTAAAACTTCAAGTGCGAAGAGATGACCCAAAACTTTATTGGCTGTAA
- the LOC143340364 gene encoding lamin Dm0 isoform X1: MSTKASKKNISTSSSSSVQTPPQFSTSTPVGQRPGSPLSPTRYSRLQEKQDLQNLNDRLACYIDKVRHLESENSRLTREVQTTQETITREVSNIKSMYEHELSDARKLLDDTARERAKLEIDTKRLWDNKEELKSKLEKKLMDLQVAERNLLLYETRYNDLQSQYNQSQAERKRLTERERELEQEVEKLKTLLEDARKHLGEETLQRVVLENSIQSLKEDISFKDQVYQQELTETRTKRQIEISEIDGRLAEQYEAKLQQSLQELRDQYEGQMRANREEIELLYESKIKNLTSHAQRTSGAASLAVEELRQTRTRVDGLHQKINELEASNSALNSRIRDLENLRENEKARHAESLASADAELARMRDEMTQQLQEYQDLMDIKVALDLEIAAYRKLLESEEARLNIMPAQSSTTTVSSGRSTPSRHTPLRGGKRKRTLLEESEERSSTDYSVSGTARGDIEITEADPQGRFVKLTNKGSKEVGLSGWQIIRKAGSLETVFKFHRTAKIEPGATVMVWSSDIGATHEPPSNIVMKSQKWFTADVMTTTLLNNEGEEMATSECKRQQLSSSLSRHRENLGFRPSEDLHHQQADPQGEEFCCLM; encoded by the exons ATGTCAACAAAAGCGAGTAAGAAGAACATATCGACCAGCTCGAGTAGCAGCGTGCAAACGCCGCCGCAATTCAGCACGTCAACGCCGGTCGGGCAACGACCAGGAAGTCCTTTAAGTCCGACTCGTTATTCTCGTCTTCAAGAGAAGCAGGATTTACAAAATCTAAATGACCGGTTGGCTTGTTACATCGACAAAGTACGGCATTTGGAATCGGAGAATTCCAGACTTACGCGGGAGGTTCAGACGACCCAGGAGACTATCACCCGCGAAGTATCCAACATAAAGTCGATGTATGAACATGAATTATCCGATGCAAGAAAATTATTGGATGACACTGCGAGGGAACGAGCAAAGCTCGAGATTGATACTAAACGACTATGGGACAACAAGGAAGAACTTAAGTCCAA attagaAAAAAAACTAATGGACTTGCAAGTTGCAGAAAGAAATTTGTTATTGTACGAAACTCGCTATAATGATTTGCAATCACAATATAATCAGTCTCAAGCAGAACGTAAAAGATTgactgaaagagaaagagaattgGAACAGGaagtagaaaaattaaaaacattatTGGAGGATGCTCGTAAACATCTTGGAGAAGAAACTTTGCAACGTGTTGTTCTTGAAAATAGCATTCAAAGTCTAAAAGAAGATATTAGTTTCAAAGATCAAGTTTATCAACAAGAATTGACAGAAACAAGAACAAAACGACAG ATTGAAATCTCTGAGATAGATGGCCGTCTTGCTGAACAATATGAAGCTAAGTTGCAACAATCTTTGCAAGAATTACGAGATCAATATGAAGGACAGATGCGAGCTAATAGAGAAGAAATTGAGTTATTATATGAAAGTAAGATTAAAAATTTGACATCTCATGCTCAACGTACCAGCGGGGCTGCTAGTTTAGCTGTCGAAGAGTTGAGACAAACAAGAACAAGGGTTGATGGACTTCATCAAAAAATCAATGAACTGGAAGCATCCAATAGCGCACTTAATTCACGAATCAg AGATTTGGAAAACTTACGtgaaaatgagaaagcacgtcATGCAGAAAGTTTGGCATCAGCAGATGCAGAATTAGCACGTATGCGTGATGAAATGACTCAACAATTACAAGAATACCAAGATCTTATGGATATTAAAGTTGCCCTTGATTTGGAAATTGCTGCATATCGTAAACTTTTGGAATCTGAAGAAGCcag ATTAAATATCATGCCTGCACAGTCATCTACAACAACAGTGTCTAGCGGTAGAAGTACTCCTTCAAGACATACACCTTTAAGAGGTGGAAAACGAAAACGTACTTTATTAGAGGAAAGTGAAGAACGTAGTAGTACTGATTACAGCGTATCTGGAACAGCTAGAGGTGATATAGAAATTACAGAAGCTGATCCTCAAGGACGATTTGTGAAACTTACCAACAAAGGCAGTAAA GAAGTAGGACTTAGTGGATGGCAAATCATTCGTAAAGCTGGATCTCTGGAAACAGTATTTAAATTTCATCGTACTGCAAAGATAGAACCAGGTGCCACTGTAATGGTATGGTCGTCGGATATTGGTGCTACACACGAACCACCATCAAATATTGTCATGAAGAGTCAAAAGTGGTTTACAGCAGATGTTATGACAACGACACTTCTTAATAACGAAGGCGAA GAAATGGCCACTTCAGAATGCAAAAGGCAACAGTTATCCTCATCTCTGTCTCGACATAGAGAAAATTTGGGTTTCCGTCCTTCCGAGGATCTTCACCATCAACAG GCCGATCCCCAAGGAGAGGAATTCTGCTGCCTTAtgtaa